One region of Eupeodes corollae chromosome 1, idEupCoro1.1, whole genome shotgun sequence genomic DNA includes:
- the LOC129941654 gene encoding protein atonal, whose protein sequence is MASSEVFRYYYTTSDDLQSLKAQTEPFFNPMAAYNGNVQFQNQGFCNFEHASSDGWNTPSPASYRSPSPEYVDLNTIYNGQVIAASTAAQSHMPLDILNHQNHQMSMLPQELSPNQVTGSSNIGTCKVATKKRAYNRKTTTTTTTTAPIPKLQSSEEAVYSDMIPEDLNHFNFNESGIFDDSVSDDDMMMFQDDFGASASQSDNSTYEMDGTTTDGQNGKKRRGKQVSPVVKKKRRLAANARERRRMQNLNQAFDRLRQYLPCLGNDRQLSKHETLQMAQTYISALGDLLR, encoded by the coding sequence ATGGCGTCAAGTGAAGTTTTCCGCTATTATTATACCACCTCGGATGATTTGCAATCTCTCAAAGCCCAAACGGAGCCTTTCTTCAATCCAATGGCGGCCTACAATGGCAATGTCCAATTTCAAAACCAAGGATTTTGTAATTTCGAACACGCATCTTCCGATGGATGGAATACACCTTCGCCTGCAAGTTATCGGTCCCCAAGTCCGGAGTATGTGGATTTGAATACCATCTACAATGGACAAGTTATTGCCGCATCTACAGCAGCTCAATCTCACATGCCTTTGGATATCTTGAATCATCAGAACCATCAAATGTCGATGCTACCTCAGGAGCTGTCACCAAATCAAGTAACTGGATCATCAAATATTGGAACATGCAAAGTGGCTACCAAAAAACGCGCCTACAACCGAAAGACAACAACCACGACAACCACCACTGCTCCCATTCCAAAACTTCAATCGAGTGAGGAAGCAGTTTATTCCGATATGATACCTGAGGACTTgaaccatttcaattttaacGAATCTGGAATATTCGACGACTCAGTTTCGGATGACGATATGATGATGTTCCAAGACGATTTCGGAGCCAGTGCAAGCCAAAGTGACAATAGTACTTATGAAATGGACGGTACCACAACCGATGGCCAGAATGGCAAGAAACGACGTGGAAAGCAGGTATCTCCAGTAGTAAAGAAGAAGCGACGTCTTGCAGCTAACGCCAGAGAACGCAGACGAATGCAAAACCTCAATCAAGCATTCGACAGACTACGCCAATATCTTCCTTGTTTGGGAAATGATCGTCAGCTATCAAAACATGAGACACTTCAAATGGCACAAACTTATATCTCAGCTCTAGGAGACTTATTGCGATAA